Proteins found in one Sphingomonas sp. SORGH_AS_0879 genomic segment:
- a CDS encoding PAS domain-containing protein, with protein MNDIDIPTHLASYLDQSPIALALADASDDNPLIFINHGFRELTGYTSEDMIGRNCRMLQRDADNIEARDRIREFLANDRQLNVRTMLVNFRKDGSPFINLLYMSKLRQLGGKMPYIFASQFDVSRSQPERLAAYDAELGKTLGRLTPILAESGIVLEGSLTAIANTAATIAQAKLTLSDLDRAAFP; from the coding sequence GTGAACGATATCGATATTCCGACCCATCTGGCCAGCTATTTGGACCAGTCGCCGATCGCCCTGGCCTTGGCCGATGCGTCGGACGACAACCCGCTCATCTTCATCAATCACGGTTTCCGCGAACTGACCGGTTATACCAGTGAGGACATGATCGGCCGCAATTGCCGTATGCTTCAGCGGGACGCCGACAATATCGAAGCGCGCGATCGCATTCGCGAATTCCTGGCCAATGATCGCCAGTTGAACGTTCGCACCATGCTGGTCAATTTCCGCAAGGACGGCTCGCCTTTCATCAATCTGCTCTACATGTCGAAGCTGCGGCAGCTGGGCGGCAAGATGCCCTATATCTTCGCCTCCCAATTCGACGTCAGCCGGTCCCAGCCGGAGCGGCTGGCCGCCTATGACGCCGAACTGGGCAAGACGCTGGGTCGCCTGACCCCCATCCTGGCCGAAAGCGGCATCGTGCTGGAGGGATCGCTGACCGCGATCGCCAACACCGCGGCCACCATCGCCCAGGCCAAGCTGACGCTATCGGATCTCGACCGAGCGGCCTTTCCGTGA